The following are encoded together in the Candidatus Woesebacteria bacterium genome:
- a CDS encoding thioredoxin family protein: MKIQVLGSGCPTCKKLFEITKKAVSDMKLSGEVDYLTGSEGIGKIIELGSMTSPVLSVDDKIAMVGFTPDIEKIKSAIREASK; this comes from the coding sequence ATGAAAATCCAAGTTCTAGGGTCGGGGTGTCCGACATGTAAAAAATTATTTGAAATTACAAAAAAGGCAGTTAGTGATATGAAATTGTCAGGTGAAGTAGATTATTTAACAGGTAGTGAGGGAATCGGTAAGATAATTGAATTGGGGTCAATGACGAGTCCTGTTTTGTCAGTTGATGACAAAATTGCGATGGTTGGTTTCACACCAGATATTGAAAAAATAAAATCAGCAATTCGTGAAGCTTCGAAATAA
- a CDS encoding permease, with protein sequence MDIFKPIHVFADLITLNWLGLESESYVESAINFFIYDIIKIGLLLVVINYVMAITRYYFPMEKVRDILVKRRWFGLDYLFAAGLGVITPFCSCSSIPLFIGFVGAGIPLGVTFAFLISSPLVNESSLYLFPAMFGMKITVIYNIIGITIAVFGGKLISRLHVEKFVKPQLMKFKSKPQIEEERGGVKLSTKELIKYFWDDGWAITKEVFPYVVLGVGLGALIHGYFPTSLIENYLSSTSWWAVPLATLLGSPLYANSFGVIPVVEALIGKGAPLGTALAFMTAIVTISIPQVMILKKVMQWQLLGIFFGITTLGIIVMGYLLNYLFV encoded by the coding sequence ATGGATATCTTTAAACCGATTCATGTTTTTGCTGATCTCATTACCTTAAACTGGTTAGGGTTGGAAAGTGAATCATATGTAGAAAGTGCGATTAACTTTTTTATTTACGACATCATAAAAATAGGACTTCTTCTTGTTGTTATTAATTATGTAATGGCTATTACGCGCTACTATTTCCCGATGGAAAAAGTTCGGGACATATTAGTAAAAAGGCGTTGGTTTGGTTTAGACTATTTATTTGCAGCTGGCCTTGGGGTCATAACACCATTTTGCTCGTGTTCGTCAATTCCATTGTTTATCGGTTTTGTCGGTGCGGGAATTCCGTTGGGGGTTACTTTTGCCTTTTTAATCAGTTCTCCTTTAGTGAACGAATCATCTCTATACTTATTTCCCGCCATGTTTGGTATGAAAATTACTGTAATCTATAACATTATTGGAATAACGATTGCGGTTTTTGGGGGAAAATTGATTAGTCGACTTCATGTTGAAAAATTCGTAAAACCGCAGTTAATGAAATTCAAATCTAAACCGCAGATCGAGGAGGAGCGCGGAGGAGTTAAACTGTCAACAAAAGAATTAATCAAATATTTTTGGGATGATGGATGGGCTATTACCAAAGAGGTTTTCCCATACGTAGTTTTAGGTGTGGGATTAGGAGCTTTGATTCATGGTTATTTTCCCACGAGCCTAATCGAAAACTATTTATCGAGTACATCTTGGTGGGCTGTGCCCTTGGCAACTTTGCTTGGGTCGCCTCTTTACGCAAATTCATTTGGAGTGATTCCCGTCGTGGAAGCCTTGATCGGCAAGGGTGCGCCACTTGGTACTGCCTTGGCATTCATGACTGCCATAGTCACGATTTCGATTCCTCAAGTCATGATTCTTAAAAAAGTAATGCAATGGCAACTGTTGGGAATATTTTTTGGCATAACAACTCTGGGAATTATTGTCATGGGTTATCTGCTTAATTATTTGTTTGTATAG
- a CDS encoding sortase, with the protein MKNLLANVFIVTGICMMIVSAFYLWQRYNPNRLAFSNVAINTYSNKEDKLDLQPVSLSLSTLDINLSVFPARVNEGRWETTTEGVSFLVSSATPGQNGNSVFYGHNYKNILGNLAKAQPGDLIKIVLSDGTTRSYKIEYVQIVSPDQMGILDPTNDERITLYTCSGFLDSKRLVVTALPVLSI; encoded by the coding sequence ATGAAAAATCTGCTTGCCAACGTATTTATCGTCACCGGAATATGTATGATGATTGTTTCAGCATTTTACTTATGGCAAAGATATAACCCAAACCGACTAGCCTTCAGTAACGTTGCCATAAACACATATAGCAATAAAGAAGATAAATTAGATTTACAACCGGTATCACTTTCTCTTAGCACTTTGGACATTAATCTTTCAGTTTTTCCCGCCAGAGTTAATGAAGGTAGATGGGAAACCACAACCGAAGGTGTGTCATTTCTTGTATCATCTGCAACACCAGGTCAAAACGGGAATAGTGTTTTTTATGGACATAATTACAAGAATATTCTGGGTAATTTGGCAAAGGCACAACCAGGTGACTTAATTAAGATTGTACTATCGGACGGTACAACCAGAAGCTACAAAATAGAATATGTACAAATTGTCAGCCCTGATCAAATGGGAATTCTGGATCCGACAAATGATGAGCGTATTACACTTTATACCTGTAGTGGTTTTCTGGATTCCAAACGCTTGGTTGTAACCGCACTCCCTGTCTTGTCGATATAA
- a CDS encoding carboxypeptidase regulatory-like domain-containing protein translates to MSVNNIKVQNKKLLIILILLVIIFGILASVVKPNFVNQAQDIRATWWDIQSIDTVKYSRDVAREKALDPTFDNVIDSHVRLIAETGATHVSIGTPYAQEFVPFLTRWVNAARKYNLKVWFRGNVPGWEGWFDYDTISREEHTALIKDFILTNGNLFMEGDIFSSCPECENGGPGDPRITRDVNEYRKFIIDEYRVTNDAFRKIGKNVRSNFVPMNGDVANLIMDKTTTQALGGIVVIDHYVGDDDRLVKDIESLALKSGGQVILGEFGAPISDLHGNLNTKEQAVWIDDALNKLTKIDDLVGINYWTSFGGSTKLWEDNFDKRPAVDVLTKYYQPKIAIGVVVNEIGQAVNNARIYSDNKSATTNADGKFYIPLLAEDTKIQVEADNYNTLYLNASGDTPLRIILIKQHENIFFKLRKVFVAFFTR, encoded by the coding sequence ATGAGTGTAAATAATATAAAAGTGCAAAACAAAAAACTTCTCATAATTCTCATTTTGCTTGTCATAATATTTGGTATATTGGCAAGCGTAGTTAAACCAAACTTCGTCAATCAGGCACAAGATATAAGGGCAACCTGGTGGGATATCCAATCGATCGATACGGTGAAATATTCACGCGACGTAGCGCGAGAGAAAGCACTTGATCCAACTTTTGACAACGTAATCGATTCACATGTCCGTCTAATAGCCGAAACGGGCGCAACCCATGTGTCCATCGGTACTCCGTATGCACAAGAATTTGTGCCGTTCCTTACTCGTTGGGTAAATGCTGCCAGAAAATACAACTTGAAAGTTTGGTTTCGTGGTAACGTGCCGGGATGGGAAGGTTGGTTTGATTATGACACAATTAGCAGAGAAGAACACACAGCCTTAATCAAAGATTTCATACTTACGAATGGAAATTTGTTTATGGAAGGTGATATTTTTAGTTCATGTCCCGAATGCGAAAATGGCGGACCGGGAGATCCCAGAATAACAAGAGATGTCAATGAGTACCGAAAATTTATAATTGACGAATACAGGGTAACAAACGATGCCTTCCGAAAAATCGGCAAAAACGTTCGTTCAAATTTCGTCCCCATGAACGGCGATGTTGCCAATCTAATTATGGATAAAACTACAACACAAGCCTTGGGTGGAATTGTCGTTATCGATCACTATGTTGGCGATGATGATAGATTGGTCAAAGACATTGAAAGCTTAGCTCTAAAAAGTGGTGGACAAGTTATCCTTGGTGAATTCGGTGCTCCCATTTCCGACTTGCATGGAAATCTAAACACAAAAGAGCAAGCTGTTTGGATCGACGACGCACTTAATAAACTTACAAAGATCGATGACCTGGTAGGTATTAATTATTGGACAAGTTTTGGTGGCAGCACCAAATTGTGGGAAGATAATTTCGACAAACGACCGGCAGTTGACGTACTTACAAAATACTATCAACCCAAAATTGCAATAGGGGTTGTGGTAAACGAAATCGGTCAAGCTGTCAATAATGCTAGGATTTATTCCGACAATAAGTCGGCAACAACCAACGCTGACGGAAAATTCTACATTCCACTATTAGCCGAAGATACAAAGATACAAGTTGAAGCAGATAATTATAATACACTCTACCTTAATGCTTCGGGAGACACACCACTTCGTATCATATTGATTAAACAGCATGAGAATATATTTTTCAAATTACGAAAAGTGTTTGTTGCGTTTTTCACTAGATAA
- a CDS encoding glycosyltransferase family 2 protein, producing MKNKNKLSVTVAIAVYNSERNLSLLLEALLSQKVTEFSFKEILVYSDCSTDKSNSIAATYAKSHSIVKYQVGTNRLGFAGVIKHLFKINTSNILVVLNDDIFIRDNKFLNSLLSPFKNQKVGFVTGNPIPLPPTNFVQKAANSSFCAFYKMRNSLKNKNNKFTCDGKVMAFSNDFIKNIPLSVSTKMGNVDSYLYFATITSKYTYKHVRYAKVYYMNPSTNKDYLKWQIRNNSNQHILKDSFGDIVSREYKQIKTIWVYKFIEFVKHPFLGTYLLILGFIVKYKSQIYALNFNPMWESLKSTKN from the coding sequence ATGAAAAACAAAAATAAATTGAGTGTGACTGTGGCAATCGCTGTATATAACTCAGAGAGAAACTTATCATTACTTCTCGAGGCACTATTGTCTCAAAAAGTCACCGAGTTTTCTTTCAAAGAAATACTTGTATACTCGGATTGTTCTACTGATAAATCAAATTCTATTGCAGCTACTTATGCCAAATCTCATAGTATTGTTAAATATCAGGTCGGTACAAATCGGTTGGGTTTCGCTGGTGTAATCAAACATTTATTCAAAATAAATACTTCTAATATATTGGTTGTACTAAATGACGATATTTTCATTAGAGATAATAAATTCTTAAACTCCCTATTGTCACCTTTTAAAAACCAGAAAGTCGGTTTTGTAACAGGTAATCCAATTCCTCTACCACCAACAAATTTTGTGCAGAAAGCAGCTAATTCAAGTTTTTGTGCTTTTTATAAAATGAGGAACTCACTTAAAAACAAGAACAACAAATTTACCTGCGATGGAAAAGTAATGGCGTTTTCAAATGATTTTATTAAAAATATTCCACTTTCCGTTAGCACTAAAATGGGTAACGTGGATTCTTATTTATACTTCGCCACAATCACTTCTAAATATACTTATAAGCATGTTAGGTATGCTAAAGTTTATTACATGAATCCATCAACCAACAAAGACTATTTAAAATGGCAAATCAGAAATAATTCCAATCAGCACATATTAAAAGATTCGTTTGGTGACATTGTTTCCAGAGAATACAAACAAATTAAAACAATTTGGGTCTATAAATTTATAGAATTTGTTAAACACCCATTCCTTGGAACCTACCTTTTGATATTAGGTTTTATTGTGAAATATAAAAGCCAGATATATGCACTTAACTTTAATCCAATGTGGGAATCTTTAAAATCAACAAAAAACTAG
- a CDS encoding glycosyltransferase family 2 protein translates to MKNKPTVTIGIPAYNEEANIGRLLSALLKQKQENFILEKIIVVSDESTDKTEEIVKAIKDKRIELLRNRKRLGKSLSQNIIVKKLVSDYLVIFDADILPKTSGVLENILKPFIKNPKVGLVGGKVEAIKQTTLFENVLNYSSHMKNEIYMALNSGNNIYNCHGRIRAFSKKFAKSMKWQSVAGEDAFSYLSCISKGYQFQYEPTAKVIYKLPNNLNDHLRQSVRFHSTKKHLEFFFGKELVVSSYKIPPKLQFRVLLRNTKQDFRLTTLYLFLLLYSRVLSLVGDESKSKWKISTSSKNLILNK, encoded by the coding sequence ATGAAAAATAAACCAACAGTAACAATAGGCATACCTGCATACAATGAAGAGGCAAATATCGGAAGGCTACTTTCAGCATTGTTAAAACAAAAGCAGGAAAACTTCATTTTGGAGAAAATAATTGTGGTTTCCGACGAAAGCACAGACAAGACAGAAGAAATAGTTAAAGCAATAAAAGACAAAAGAATTGAACTACTAAGGAACAGAAAACGTTTAGGTAAATCGTTAAGTCAAAATATAATAGTCAAAAAGTTGGTTTCTGATTATTTAGTAATATTCGACGCAGATATCTTACCTAAAACCAGTGGTGTTCTTGAAAACATTCTTAAGCCTTTCATTAAAAACCCAAAGGTGGGTTTGGTTGGCGGAAAAGTGGAAGCTATCAAACAAACGACTCTTTTTGAAAATGTACTAAATTACAGTTCTCATATGAAAAATGAAATTTATATGGCTTTGAATTCCGGTAATAATATATATAACTGCCATGGACGGATAAGAGCTTTTTCAAAGAAATTTGCCAAAAGCATGAAATGGCAGAGCGTGGCCGGCGAAGATGCATTTTCATATTTAAGTTGTATTTCTAAAGGATACCAATTCCAATACGAACCAACGGCAAAAGTAATTTACAAATTACCAAATAATTTAAATGATCATTTAAGGCAAAGCGTGAGGTTTCATAGTACAAAAAAACATTTAGAATTTTTCTTCGGTAAAGAACTGGTTGTATCAAGTTACAAAATTCCTCCAAAACTACAATTTAGAGTGTTACTACGCAACACGAAACAAGATTTCAGATTAACGACGTTGTACCTATTTTTGTTGTTATATTCAAGAGTGTTATCCCTTGTTGGCGATGAAAGTAAATCTAAATGGAAAATATCAACCAGTTCGAAAAATTTGATTTTAAATAAATGA
- a CDS encoding glycosyltransferase family 2 protein, with the protein MKNKPTITIGIPAHNEEKNISNLLESVLGQKGNFLIKTIYVVCDGCSDQTVKIAANFRTKTKLIKVINSPNRLGKMKRLNQIYSLNTSDYLFTFDADIVLSNNKVIENMVRKFRNNKSVVLVAAHQIPIMPDTFTGKILYTSNRIWEEVRIGVNDGDHIHNLQGSATALSKILAKHIHYPSTLTTDQNYLYLMAQHYGKFAYCKDAEILYRSTQSIYDFRLQASRSIYQDKKTIVEHFGHDIIDVYQVPLLFKIRAISKIMLHSPILTTLAILLNIYVRINPRKDKGATNKKWEMVQSTKLPIDKKWFAI; encoded by the coding sequence ATGAAAAATAAACCAACAATTACGATCGGAATACCTGCACACAACGAGGAGAAAAACATTTCCAATTTACTCGAATCCGTCTTGGGGCAAAAAGGAAATTTTCTTATAAAAACCATTTATGTTGTTTGTGATGGGTGTAGTGACCAAACGGTGAAAATTGCCGCTAATTTTCGCACAAAGACAAAATTGATTAAAGTCATTAACAGCCCAAACCGTTTGGGGAAAATGAAGCGCTTAAATCAAATTTATTCTTTGAATACAAGTGATTACTTATTCACATTCGACGCCGATATAGTTTTGTCAAATAACAAAGTGATTGAAAACATGGTGCGTAAATTCAGGAACAATAAAAGTGTTGTTTTAGTTGCTGCACATCAAATACCTATCATGCCCGACACTTTTACAGGAAAAATTTTATATACTTCAAACCGTATTTGGGAAGAAGTAAGAATAGGTGTTAACGACGGAGATCATATTCATAATTTACAAGGTTCGGCAACTGCTTTGTCAAAAATACTTGCTAAACATATTCATTATCCCTCAACCCTAACAACCGATCAGAATTACCTCTATTTAATGGCACAGCATTACGGAAAATTTGCATACTGTAAAGATGCTGAAATATTATATAGATCAACCCAAAGTATTTATGACTTCAGACTTCAAGCTAGTAGATCAATTTATCAAGATAAAAAAACAATTGTCGAACATTTCGGACACGACATAATTGATGTATATCAAGTTCCACTACTGTTTAAAATCCGAGCAATATCTAAAATAATGTTGCATAGTCCAATCCTGACGACCTTGGCAATTCTTCTCAATATTTATGTCAGAATTAATCCGAGAAAAGACAAAGGTGCAACTAACAAAAAATGGGAAATGGTACAAAGCACAAAGCTACCGATTGATAAAAAATGGTTCGCCATCTGA
- a CDS encoding NAD(P)-binding domain-containing protein has protein sequence MIIVDTLLANLDKENTPIRVGIIGAGTMAKGIALQIVKYSKGIRLVAISNKTPEKAENVLKEIGVEKISKVTSVSELESECKLGKVSFTDNPLLLTQGECIDVIVEATGTIDYAAKVVLSAIDNKKHVVLMNAELDATLGPILKVYADRSGVIITNSDGDQPGVIMNLYRYVKGLGLRPVLCGNIKGLHDPYRNPTTQEGFAKKWNQNVRMVTSFADGTKISFEQAVVANATGMRVAKRGMHGFNISENEHVSKVIDLYDEKELLQGNGIVDYVIGASPASGVFVLGYQDDQSQQALLDYYKMGKGPLYCFYTPYHLCHLEVPSTIARAAILHDAVVTPIAGPFVEVVSIAKKDLVKGEKLDGIGGYSLYGVCENSKIARRENLLPMGLAENAVLNKDISKDEVVTFADVAFPNENLALKLWREQQNIFNE, from the coding sequence ATGATAATCGTCGATACACTGCTAGCCAATTTAGACAAGGAAAATACCCCTATTCGGGTTGGAATAATCGGTGCCGGAACTATGGCGAAAGGAATTGCTCTTCAAATAGTTAAATATAGTAAGGGAATCCGACTGGTAGCAATATCCAATAAAACTCCCGAAAAAGCTGAGAATGTTCTGAAAGAAATCGGTGTGGAAAAAATTTCCAAGGTCACTTCGGTTAGTGAATTGGAGAGTGAATGCAAATTAGGTAAAGTAAGTTTCACCGACAATCCCCTTTTATTAACCCAAGGAGAGTGTATTGATGTAATTGTCGAAGCAACGGGAACGATTGACTATGCCGCCAAAGTCGTCTTGTCGGCAATTGACAACAAAAAACATGTCGTTTTAATGAACGCAGAATTAGATGCTACGCTTGGACCGATTCTGAAAGTATATGCCGACAGGAGTGGTGTAATTATCACCAATTCCGACGGTGATCAGCCAGGAGTAATTATGAATTTATATCGTTATGTCAAAGGACTCGGGCTTCGTCCGGTTCTTTGCGGAAATATCAAAGGCCTTCATGATCCTTACAGAAATCCGACAACACAGGAAGGGTTTGCGAAAAAATGGAATCAGAACGTGAGAATGGTAACCTCGTTTGCCGACGGAACTAAAATTTCTTTCGAACAAGCAGTCGTTGCCAACGCAACGGGAATGCGAGTTGCAAAGCGCGGAATGCACGGATTTAATATAAGTGAAAATGAACACGTTTCAAAGGTGATTGATTTGTATGACGAAAAAGAATTACTACAGGGAAATGGAATCGTAGATTATGTGATCGGTGCATCTCCTGCATCCGGTGTCTTTGTTTTGGGTTATCAAGACGATCAGAGTCAGCAAGCACTTCTTGATTATTACAAAATGGGCAAAGGTCCACTTTATTGTTTTTACACTCCTTATCATCTTTGCCACCTTGAAGTTCCTAGTACAATCGCACGAGCCGCAATATTACATGATGCTGTTGTCACTCCAATCGCAGGTCCATTTGTCGAGGTCGTGTCCATTGCCAAAAAAGATTTGGTCAAGGGTGAGAAACTAGACGGCATCGGAGGATATTCACTTTACGGAGTTTGTGAGAATAGTAAAATCGCAAGGCGCGAGAATTTGCTTCCGATGGGTCTAGCGGAAAATGCAGTCTTAAACAAAGATATTTCCAAAGACGAAGTGGTGACATTTGCCGATGTTGCGTTTCCCAATGAAAATCTAGCTCTGAAACTTTGGAGGGAACAGCAAAATATATTTAATGAGTAA
- the rfbC gene encoding dTDP-4-dehydrorhamnose 3,5-epimerase, with the protein MIFKETKLKGSYTIELDKKEDERGFFARVFCLDEFKENNLNTNFVQANISMSSKKGTLRGLHFQTAPYEEDRLFRVTRGSVFDVIVDIRPDSPTYLHHFTSKLSARNYTMLYIPQGFAHGFLTLENNTEVMYMVSQFYKPEFAHGIRYNDPALNIAWPIEINVISETDKNFPDFKI; encoded by the coding sequence ATGATTTTCAAGGAAACCAAACTTAAAGGTTCGTACACAATCGAGCTTGACAAAAAAGAAGACGAGCGCGGGTTTTTTGCGCGGGTTTTTTGCCTTGATGAATTCAAAGAAAACAATCTAAATACAAATTTTGTTCAAGCAAATATTTCAATGAGTAGCAAAAAAGGTACATTACGCGGTCTGCATTTTCAGACTGCTCCGTACGAGGAAGATAGGCTTTTCCGTGTAACCAGAGGTTCCGTATTTGATGTAATTGTCGATATCCGCCCCGACTCGCCTACGTATTTACATCACTTCACCAGCAAGTTATCTGCGAGAAATTACACAATGCTGTATATACCACAAGGATTTGCACATGGATTTCTAACCCTGGAAAACAATACTGAGGTTATGTACATGGTTTCTCAATTTTATAAACCGGAATTTGCTCATGGTATTCGCTATAACGACCCGGCACTAAACATCGCTTGGCCCATCGAAATAAACGTAATCAGTGAAACCGATAAAAATTTTCCGGATTTTAAAATCTAA
- the rfbG gene encoding CDP-glucose 4,6-dehydratase, translating into MDKVNTKFWKNKKVLVTGHTGFKGGWLSMWLNHMGAQVVGYALTPPTKPSIFELTHLAKDMNSIIGDVRDSNHVSRVFKKEKPEIVIHLAGQPIVRLSYDDPLLTYTTNVIGTATVLDAARNTNSVRSVVSITSDKCYENKSWVWGYRETDNLGGNDPYSASKACAELVITSYRNSFLNKNSNVYLASARAGNVIGGGDWAKDRLIPDMIRSFTKKESVFIRNPNSTRPWQHVLEPLRGYLYLAEKLYTKGEDYAQAWNFGPNTEQVKPVSYIADFMVNLWGDGASWKTDDGKHPHEDKLLSLDNTKAKRSLGWYPKLSLDETLNWIVEWYKEFQVKGDVRQKTIDQIEKYQHL; encoded by the coding sequence ATGGACAAAGTAAATACAAAATTTTGGAAAAATAAAAAAGTTCTCGTGACCGGTCATACCGGCTTTAAAGGAGGCTGGCTTTCGATGTGGCTTAATCACATGGGTGCACAAGTCGTTGGCTACGCACTCACCCCACCTACCAAACCAAGCATCTTTGAACTCACACATCTAGCAAAAGATATGAATTCGATTATTGGCGATGTCAGAGATTCAAACCATGTAAGCAGGGTATTTAAAAAAGAAAAACCGGAAATCGTAATCCACTTAGCGGGTCAACCTATAGTCAGACTTTCTTATGACGATCCCCTCCTTACCTATACAACAAATGTTATTGGAACAGCAACAGTTTTAGATGCAGCAAGAAATACCAATTCTGTTCGGTCGGTTGTAAGCATAACAAGCGATAAATGTTATGAAAATAAATCTTGGGTCTGGGGTTACCGCGAAACTGATAATTTAGGTGGCAATGACCCATACTCCGCCAGTAAAGCATGTGCGGAATTAGTAATTACTTCTTACAGAAATTCGTTTCTAAATAAAAATAGTAATGTTTATCTTGCAAGTGCCCGAGCAGGTAATGTTATCGGCGGCGGTGATTGGGCAAAAGACAGACTAATCCCCGACATGATTCGTAGTTTTACGAAAAAGGAAAGTGTATTTATCAGAAACCCGAATTCAACAAGACCTTGGCAACATGTACTAGAACCGTTGAGAGGATACTTGTATCTTGCCGAAAAACTCTACACCAAAGGAGAAGATTATGCCCAAGCATGGAATTTCGGACCAAATACCGAGCAAGTAAAACCCGTGTCTTACATTGCCGATTTTATGGTTAATCTTTGGGGCGATGGAGCTTCCTGGAAAACCGATGACGGTAAACACCCCCATGAAGACAAACTCCTTAGTCTTGATAACACCAAAGCTAAACGCAGTTTAGGGTGGTATCCGAAACTTTCATTAGACGAAACGCTAAATTGGATTGTCGAGTGGTATAAAGAGTTCCAAGTAAAAGGCGATGTTCGACAAAAAACGATCGACCAAATTGAAAAATATCAACATTTATAA
- the rfbF gene encoding glucose-1-phosphate cytidylyltransferase, which translates to MKTVILAGGYGTRLSEETTIRPKPMVEIGGKPILWHIMKLYSHYGINDFIICCGFKGEIIKEYFTNYHLKNVDVTFDLAKNSFKVHRNGVEKWKVTLVDTGINSTKNSRIRQIKDYVGRETFCLTYGDGVSDVNISNLLTFHKDTNATATLTAVKSPGRFGAFKLKADETKIKTFKEKPTDNSVWINGGFMVLDPQIFNYLASDEKDFEEGPLNVLANLGKLHAFKHTGYWQNMDTLRDKMVLEELWKEGNAPWKIWTK; encoded by the coding sequence ATGAAAACAGTAATATTAGCAGGTGGATACGGTACAAGACTAAGCGAAGAAACCACTATCCGTCCAAAACCCATGGTGGAAATAGGCGGTAAACCTATCTTGTGGCATATCATGAAACTATATTCTCACTATGGCATTAATGATTTTATTATTTGCTGTGGCTTCAAAGGTGAAATAATTAAGGAATACTTTACCAATTATCATCTGAAAAATGTTGACGTTACCTTTGATCTAGCGAAAAACTCATTTAAGGTTCACAGAAACGGCGTAGAAAAATGGAAAGTTACTTTGGTTGACACAGGCATAAACAGTACGAAAAATTCAAGAATTCGTCAAATAAAAGATTATGTAGGCAGGGAGACTTTTTGCTTAACTTACGGCGATGGGGTGTCTGATGTAAATATTTCTAACTTACTTACATTTCACAAAGATACTAATGCAACCGCTACCCTTACCGCTGTCAAATCCCCCGGTCGTTTCGGAGCTTTCAAACTTAAAGCCGATGAAACAAAGATTAAAACATTTAAAGAAAAACCGACAGATAATAGCGTTTGGATTAACGGAGGTTTTATGGTTTTGGATCCACAAATCTTTAATTATCTAGCTAGCGATGAAAAAGATTTCGAGGAAGGTCCGCTAAATGTTTTGGCTAACTTGGGTAAACTTCACGCCTTCAAACACACCGGTTACTGGCAAAATATGGATACTTTAAGAGACAAAATGGTTTTGGAGGAATTGTGGAAAGAAGGTAATGCACCCTGGAAAATATGGACAAAGTAA